From Primulina huaijiensis isolate GDHJ02 chromosome 15, ASM1229523v2, whole genome shotgun sequence, one genomic window encodes:
- the LOC140960372 gene encoding CBL-interacting protein kinase 23-like, which translates to MVMASKSSGAGGSGSSAGRTRVGRYELGRTLGEGTFAKVKFAKNLETGENVAIKILDKEKVLKHKMIGQIKREISTMKLIRHPNVIRMFEVMASKTKIYIVMEFVTGGELFDKIASRGRLKEDEARTYFHQLINAIDYCHSRGVYHRDLKPENLLLDTTGILKVSDFGLSALSQQVREDGLLHTTCGTPNYVAPEVINNKGYDGAKADLWSCGVILFVLMAGYLPFEESNLMTLYKRIFKADFSIPSWFSSGAKKLIKRILDPNPLTRITIAEILENDWFKKGFKLPVFEHEDVNLDDIDAIFNEATDSPDLVVERREERPSTPVTMNAFELISTSQGLNLSSLFEKQMGLVKRETRFASKCPAKEIISKIEQAAVPMGFDVKKNNYKMKLHGEKLGRKGHLSVATEILEVAPSLHMVELRKTGGDTLEFHKFYKNLSTGLKDIVWKTTDEIKEEANEGAQVS; encoded by the exons ATGGTGATGGCATCGAAATCAAGCGGTGCTGGAGGGAGTGGGAGTTCGGCTGGGAGGACTAGGGTGGGGAGATATGAACTGGGGAGAACTCTTGGTGAAGGGACTTTTGCGAAAGTGAAATTTGCGAAGAATTTGGAGACAGGTGAGAATGTGGCTATCAAGATTCTTGATAAAGAGAAGGTTCTCAAGCACAAGATGATCGGTCAG ATTAAGCGTGAAATCTCAACCATGAAATTAATAAGGCATCCTAATGTCATCCGGATGTTCGAG GTTATGGCCAGCAAGACGAAGATATACATCGTTATGGAGTTCGTCACCGGTGGCGAACTCTTTGACAAAATT GCTAGCAGAGGGAGGCTGAAAGAAGATGAGGCGAGAACCTATTTTCACCAGCTCATTAATGCTATTGATTACTGCCATAGCAGAGGCGTTTATCATCGGGACCTTAAA CCGGAGAATTTGCTGCTCGATACCACTGGGATTCTTAAAGTTTCTGACTTTGGACTGAGTGCACTATCTCAGCAAGTTCGG GAAGATGGGTTACTTCACACTACATGCGGTACACCAAACTATGTTGCTCCAGAG GTTATAAACAATAAAGGTTATGATGGAGCTAAGGCAGATCTTTGGTCATGTGGTGTTATTCTTTTTGTTCTTATGGCTGGTTATTTGCCCTTCGAGGAATCGAACCTCATGACGTTGTACAAGAGG ATATTTAAGGCGGACTTCTCGATTCCTTCATGGTTTTCCTCTGGTGCAAAGAAATTGATCAAAAGAATTTTGGATCCCAATCCATTGACT CGGATAACAATTGCTGAGATACTTGAGAATGATTGGTTCAAGAAAGGATTTAAGCTACCTGTTTTTGAACACGAGGATGTTAATCTTGATGATATCGATGCTATTTTTAATGAAGCCACT GACTCTCCTGACCTTGTCGTGGAGAGGCGGGAGGAAAGGCCTTCCACACCTGTTACCATGAATGCCTTTGAGCTTATTTCTACATCCCAGGGTCTTAATCTCAGTTCACTCTTTGAAAAACAAATG GGGCTTGTTAAACGAGAAACAAGATTTGCATCCAAGTGTCCTGCGAAGGAGATTATCTCGAAAATCGAGCAAGCTGCTGTGCCGATGGGGTTTGATGTCAAGAAAAATAACTACAAG ATGAAACTTCATGGGGAGAAGTTGGGACGCAAGGGTCATCTATCTGTTGCTACAGAG ATTCTTGAAGTGGCGCCTTCTCTTCACATGGTTGAGCTTCGCAAGACTGGAGGAGATACATTGGAATTTCACAAA TTTTACAAGAACCTGTCCACTGGTTTGAAAGATATCGTGTGGAAAACGACCGATGAAATAAAAGAAGAGGCGAACGAGG GTGCGCAGGTATCTTGA
- the LOC140960371 gene encoding uncharacterized protein: MDYERIHKVKAGISPSKLKMKFLGSPHHKNKNGSNDNSSRTSSPSRFQDSESGNNSLLAAENGDFGEEVSSSEVPPIKSDDQVCHTSQNSRNFLQSEELTLGENENFGMQLFSEVNGRNSSSIYPVTTYEDETVDSGTMPRFEFDKEKKPLQRSLSRSLSRPMSSKWNDAEKWIVNRHFIQSGISKNINPNDVVNEEQGANMGIVPTECPSFENKPSGRRTFTSGGDLFVDSCVESKDLTDETRSNQRPSGVASIRSVSMRDVGTEMTPIPSQEPSKSNTPIGAVTPLRSPISSIPSTPRRDEQAPSPTERSISNATRDVTRNGKIDLSEQEQKLKTRREIVALGVQLGKMNIAAWASKVEKEISVCGNENVDLFELERIAYATRAAAWEEAEKSKHAARFQQEETRIQAWENQQKAKLKAEMEKIEAQIVQMRAQAQSRMVKKITRATKKSEEKRAAAEERRNRGAVKTKYQAAHIRRTGQIPSAPAMCCGWW, from the exons ATGGACTACGAGAGGATACACAAGGTTAAG GCTGGTATTTCTCCAAGTAAGTTGAAGATGAAGTTTCTGGGATCTCCACATCACAAGAACAAAAATGGATCAAACGATAACTCTTCGAGAACATCTTCTCCTTCCAGGTTTCAGGATTCAGAATCTGGAAATAACAGCTTGTTGGCCGCTGAAAAtggagattttggagaggaag TTTCAAGTTCAGAAGTTCCGCCAATAAAATCTGATGATCAAGTCTGTCATACCAGCCAAAATTCCCGAAACTTCTTGCAGTCAGAAGAGCTCACACTTGGTGAAAATGAGAACTTTGGGATGCAGCTATTTTCAGAGGTTAATGGCAGGAATTCTAGTTCGATATACCCAGTTACTACATACGAAGATGAAACTGTTGATTCCGGCACTATGCCGAGGTTTGAGTTCGATAAAGAGAAGAAACCACTTCAGCGTTCTTTGTCAAGGTCCTTGTCAAGGCCAATGTCCTCAAAATGGAATGATGCAGAAAAGTGGATTGTGAATAGGCACTTTATTCAATCTGGGATTTCGAAGAATATAAATCCGAATGATGTGGTGAACGAGGAACAGGGCGCGAATATGGGTATAGTCCCCACAGAATGTCCTAGTTTTGAGAACAAGCCATCAGGGAGACGGACTTTTACTTCCGGAGGAGATTTGTTCGTTGATTCATGCGTAGAGAGTAAAGATTTGACAGATGAAACAAGAAGCAATCAACGGCCTTCAGGTGTTGCTTCTATAAGATCAGTTTCAATGAGAGACGTGGGAACCGAAATGACGCCAATTCCTAGTCAAGAACCttcaaaaagtaatactccAATAGGAGCAGTGACCCCTCTTCGTAGCCCAATTTCATCTATACCCTCTACTCCTCGAAGAGACGAGCAGGCACCCTCACCGACAGAACGATCTATCAGCAATGCAACTCGGGATGTCACTAGAAACGGGAAAATAGATTTGTCTGAGCAAGAGCAGAAGCTCAAGACAAGGAGGGAGATTGTGGCGCTCGGTGTGCAGCTTGGTAAGATGAATATTGCTGCCTGGGCTAGTAAGGTTGAGAAAGAAATTAGTGTTTGTGGGAATGAGAATGTTGATCTGTTCGAGCTCGAGCGAATTGCTTATGCCACAAGGGCAGCTGCATGGGAAGAAGCTGAAAAATCCAAGCATGCTGCAAG GTTTCAGCAAGAAGAAACAAGAATCCAAGCATGGGAAAATCAGCAGAAAGCGAAGCTTAAAGCAGAAATGGAAAAAATAGAG GCTCAAATTGTGCAAATGAGAGCACAAGCACAATCAAGAATGGTGAAGAAAATAACACGGGCAACTAAAAAATCAGAGGAAAAGAGGGCAGCAGCTGAAGAAAGAAGAAATCGTGGGGCTGTTAAAACTAAATATCAGGCCGCTCATATTCGTCGAACGGGTCAAATTCCATCAGCCCCTGCTATGTGCTGTGGTTGGTGGTAA